A stretch of the Lolium perenne isolate Kyuss_39 chromosome 3, Kyuss_2.0, whole genome shotgun sequence genome encodes the following:
- the LOC127344216 gene encoding uncharacterized protein: MAPAGEATEEEAWAQVDMSAMRRSLLSLIHRYYLEAISRLPAADLRATLARGLLVAGHCYGPLHPVHNILLSSIWYAAAFPLRDADQIDAHMISNDGVVRACHRSLDGLVASLRLFCPHLSTGDALWNLMSADADLSAAVALADRTSRSSAQRAMGSQAHGTFQAAAQAARHPNPAAFGLFSSSVLPTVKRDIVLFLRSTHMLSPMDIERLNKSLVLDLPNDLLQPHLMVSPGVLDVIASHRKLFKDTQEIVLKVVTVALRKYALQSGEQFVLHSVCGVNLLKKERMDNCYHINFFAHRQESGSVLGAPRLFFTEALVPALDDSSIRLCVVVDPLREIGSCFACETNKKKIVHPTYDEYLGGRDFQVDDVDNDGDFPNPLDVDYIFFDAERDSVFAKHLDDIATCDKGGSTDVLGTARPYYDVDFGILTGRFDDVSL; encoded by the exons ATGGCGCCGGCGGGGGAGGCGACGGAGGAGGAGGCCTGGGCGCAGGTGGACATGAGCGCCATGAGGAGGAGTTTGTTGAGCCTCATCCACCGCTACTACCTGGAGGCCATCTCGCGGCTGCCGGCGGCCGACCTCCGGGCCACCCTCGCGCGCGGTCTCCTCGTCGCGGGCCACTGCTACGGGCCCCTCCACCCCGTCCACAACATCCTCCTCAGCTCCATCTGGTACGCCGCCGCCTTCCCCCTCCGCGACGCCGACCAGATCGATGCCCACATGATCAGCAACGACGGCGTCGTCCGCGCGTGCCACCGCTCTCTCGACGGGCTGGTGGCTTCCCTCCGCCTCTTCTGTCCCCACCTCTCCACCGGCGACGCGCTGTGGAACCTAATGTCCGCCGACGCCGATCtgtccgccgccgtcgccctgGCGGACCGGACCAGCAGATCCAGCGCACAGAGAGCGATGGGGTCTCAGGCCCATGGCACCTTCCAGGCGGCCGCCCAGGCCGCACGCCACCCCAACCCGGCCGCCTTTGGGCTGTTCTCATCGTCGGTGCTGCCCACTGTAAAACGAGACATTGTCCTGTTTCTGCGCTCGACACACATGCTTTCACCTATGGACATCGAGCGCCTTAACAAATCACTAGTTCTTGACTTGCCAAACGATCTTCTGCAGCCTCACTTAATGGTCAGCCCAGGAGTTCTTGATGTAATCGCATCCCACAGGAAACTGTTCAAGGACACACAAGAGATAGTGCTCAAAGTCGTGACAGTGGCATTGCGCAAGTACGCACTACAATCCGGGGAACAGTTTGTTCTTCATTCAGTGTGTGGTGTGAATCTGCTGAAGAAAGAGAGAATGGATAACTGCTACCACATCAATTTCTTTGCGCATCGTCAGGAATCTGGTTCTGTGTTAGGTGCCCCTCGCCTCTTCTTCACGGAGGCACTTGTTCCAGCTTTGGATGACAGCAGTATCCGCTTGTGTGTGGTAGTTGATCCGTTAAGAGAAATAG GGAGTTGCTTTGCTTGTGAGACTAACAAAAAGAAGATTGTGCACCCCACCTATGATGAATACCTTGGTGGCCGGGACTTCCAAGTGGATGATGTTGACAATGATGGTGATTTTCCAAATCCATTGGATGTCGACTACATCTTTTTTGATGCTGAGAGAGACAGTGTTTTTGCAAAACACTTGGATGATATAGCTACTTGTGACAAGGGTGGTTCTACAGATGTTTTGGGGACTGCAAGGCCATACTATGATGTTGATTTTGGTATCCTGACAGGAAGGTTTGATGATGTAAGTCTGTAG
- the LOC127344215 gene encoding 5'-3' exoribonuclease 3 isoform X3 produces MSYIRGQRNLPGFNPNTRHCLYGLDADLIMLALATHEVHFSILREVVFTPGQQDKCFICGQVGHLAAKCEGKAKRKAGEYDEKGDEIVPKKPYQFLNIWTLREYIEYEFKMPNPPFEIDLERIIDDFIFMCFFVGNDFLPHMPTLEIREGAINLLMAVYKKEFPSMGGYLTDACTPDLNRVEHFIQAVGAFEDRIFQKRTQIHKRQAERAKRDKAQAKRGDDLDPHVRSDLIVPVARFQGSRLASGSVAAPYEQNGSRKDSTEKGSRDKKARVSTSGSSLSAAVVEAEIGLEAQERENKEDLKSMLKDALREKSDLLNSENQEEDNVKLGEPGWRERYYENKFGARTPEQIEEIRTDVVLKYTEGLCWVMHYYYEGVCSWTWFYPYHYAPFASDLKGLGQLDITFELGSPFKPFDQLMGVFPAASSHALPLQYRQLMSDPSSPIIDFYPIDFEVDMNGKRFSWQGIAKLPFIDEARLLAEIKKVEHTLTPEEARRNSTMYNMLFVNGSHPISPYIYSLSSKFGHLSDNERNEIKEQLDPSASGGMNGYISLCGGDPSPPVFRSPVDGLEDIMDNQVISTIYKLPDPHKHIARPPVGVIIPKKIVEAGDLKPPPVLWHEDSGRRAYDNNNRRHSDYSSRPNPAGAIHGRQLGEAAHRLVVNSLNVRGGGQYAPARPYQTIMNGMHYPNGMPPRMEQPAGRPGWHVPSDIPNGHGPPYAPPSGHQYTRDNRGRHQSYARDSHNDSRGVGRHQSGHHQSSSHSYSSHPAPPSSGFGRYGQPPSHTGGYSAAYQPAPYAGAQQWQQQQPHSSYSGGGAPPARPNSRPHQSQNRYGTLDRTSNRRPPGQGRY; encoded by the exons ATGTCCTATATTCGTGGCCAAAGGAATCTCCCTGGATTTAACCCGAATACCAGACATTGTCTGTATGGCCTG GATGCAGATCTTATCATGTTAGCTTTAGCAACACATGAAGTACACTTCTCCATACTGAGAGAG GTGGTTTTTACACCTGGACAGCAGGATAAATGCTTCATATGTGGCCAAGTTGGACATCTAGCGGCAAAATGTGAAGGAAAGGCAAAACGGAAAGCTGGGGAGTATGATGAGAAGGGTGATGAAATTGTACCAAAGAAACCTTACCAG TTCTTGAATATATGGACCCTACGGGAATACATAGAATACGAGTTCAAAATGCCAAATCCACCTTTTGAGATCGATCTTGAACGTATCATTGATGATTTCATCTTCATGTGCTTTTTTGTTGGCAATGATTTTCTTCCACACATGCCAACACTAGAGATCCGTGAG GGAGCTATTAATTTGCTAATGGCTGTATACAAGAAGGAATTTCCTTCAATGGGTGGCTATTTAACTGATGCTTGCACG CCGGATCTGAATAGAGTTGAACACTTCATTCAGGCAGTTGGTGCGTTCGAGGATAGAAtatttcagaaaagaactcaAATTCACAAG CGTCAAGCGGAAAGAGCAAAACGTGATAAGGCCCAAGCAAAGCGAGGTGATGATCTGGATCCCCATGTCAGGAGTGATCTTATTGTGCCTGTTGCACGTTTCCAAGGGTCTCGCCTTGCCTCTGGGTCTGTAGCTGCACCCTACGAACAGAATGGCTCTCGTAAAGATAGTACCGAAAAGGGCAGCCGAGATAAGAAAGCACGTGTTTCAACATCAGGTTCCAGCCTTTCTGCTGCTGTTGTTGAAGCTGAAATTGGCCTTGAAGCACAG GAACGTGAGAACAAAGAAGATTTGAAGTCGATGCTAAAAGATGCACTTCGTGAGAAATCAGATCTTCTTAATTCTGAAAATCAAGAGGAGGACAAT GTAAAGCTTGGAGAACCTGGATGGAGGGAAAGGTACTACGAAAATAAGTTTGGGGCAAGAACACCTGAGCAGATTGAAGAAATACGTACAGATGTT GTTCTCAAATATACTGAAGGTTTGTGTTGGGTAATGCACTACTATTACGAAGGTGTCTGCTCATGGACATG GTTTTACCCTTACCACTATGCCCCTTTTGCTTCGGATTTAAAAGGACTAGGCCAGCTTGATATAACTTTCGAACTCGGGTCACctttcaaaccatttgatcagctTATGGGAGTTTTTCCAGCAGCGAG CTCGCATGCACTCCCTCTACAGTATCGGCAATTGATGAGTGATCCAAGTTCGCCTATAATTGATTTCTATCCGATTG ATTTTGAGGTCGATATGAATGGAAAACGGTTTTCTTGGCAG GGGATAGCGAAACTGCCCTTTATTGATGAAGCTAGGTTGCTGGCTGAGATTAAAAAAGTTGAACATACTTTGACG CCTGAAGAAGCAAGGCGAAACAGTACAATGTACAATATGCTTTTTGTGAATGGGTCCCATCCGATTTCGCCCTATATCTACTCTCTCAGCAGTAAATTTGGACATCTATCTGATAATGAGCGAAATGAAATTAAAGAACAGCTCGATCCTTCTGCTAG CGGAGGAATGAATGGTTACATCTCACTTTGTGGTGGGGATCCAAGCCCGCCTGTCTTCAGGTCTCCTGTGGATGGACTAGAAGATATTATGGACAATCAAGTGAT ATCTACAATTTACAAGCTTCCAGATCCTCACAAGCACATAGCACGCCCACCTGTTGGTGTTATCATACCCAAGAAG ATTGTCGAAGCTGGTGATCTGAAACCACCACCTGTTCTGTGGCATGAAGACAGTGGCAGGAGGGCTTATGATAATAATAATAGAAGGCATTCTGATTACAGTAGCAG GCCAAACCCTGCAGGAGCGATACATGGCCGCCAACTTGGGGAAGCTGCCCACCGACTAGTTGTGAACAGCTTGAATGTTCGCGGCGGTGGGCAGTATGCTCCGGCTAGGCCGTATCAAACTATAATGAATGGTATGCATTATCCAAACGGAATGCCACCAAGGATGGAGCAGCCTGCTGGACGTCCTGGTTGGCATGTTCCTAGCGATATACCAAATGGTCATGGACCACCTTATGCACCGCCATCAGGTCATCAGTATACAAGAGATAATCGCGGAAGACACCAATCTTATGCAAGAGATAGCCACAATGATTCGAGAGGAGTGGGTCGGCATCAATCTGGACACCATCAGAGTAGTAGCCACTCATACTCATCACATCCCGCTCCTCCATCATCGGGTTTTGGACGTTATGGGCAACCCCCATCTCACACTGGGGGGTATAGTGCTGCCTACCAGCCTGCACCATATGCAGGGGCCCAGCAGTGGCAGCAGCAACAACCTCATAGTTCCTATTCAGGGGGTGGGGCACCTCCTGCAAGGCCTAATTCACGACCACATCAATCACAAAACCGCTACGGCACCTTAGATAGGACTTCAAACAGGAGACCACCAGGTCAGGGCCGCTACTAG
- the LOC127344215 gene encoding 5'-3' exoribonuclease 3 isoform X1, translating into MGVPSFYRWLAEKYPMLVVDVVEEEPVEIEGVQVPVDTSRPNPNGLEYDNLYLDMNGIIHPCFHPEDRASPTTFAEVFQCIFDYIDRLFIMVRPRKLMYMAIDGVAPRAKMNQQRSRRFRAAKDAADAAAEEEKLREEFEREGRKLPPKNQSQTCDSNIITPGTEFMAVLSVALQYYIHLRLNYDPGWKQIKVILSDANVPGEGEHKVMSYIRGQRNLPGFNPNTRHCLYGLDADLIMLALATHEVHFSILREVVFTPGQQDKCFICGQVGHLAAKCEGKAKRKAGEYDEKGDEIVPKKPYQFLNIWTLREYIEYEFKMPNPPFEIDLERIIDDFIFMCFFVGNDFLPHMPTLEIREGAINLLMAVYKKEFPSMGGYLTDACTPDLNRVEHFIQAVGAFEDRIFQKRTQIHKRQAERAKRDKAQAKRGDDLDPHVRSDLIVPVARFQGSRLASGSVAAPYEQNGSRKDSTEKGSRDKKARVSTSGSSLSAAVVEAEIGLEAQERENKEDLKSMLKDALREKSDLLNSENQEEDNVKLGEPGWRERYYENKFGARTPEQIEEIRTDVVLKYTEGLCWVMHYYYEGVCSWTWFYPYHYAPFASDLKGLGQLDITFELGSPFKPFDQLMGVFPAASSHALPLQYRQLMSDPSSPIIDFYPIDFEVDMNGKRFSWQGIAKLPFIDEARLLAEIKKVEHTLTPEEARRNSTMYNMLFVNGSHPISPYIYSLSSKFGHLSDNERNEIKEQLDPSASGGMNGYISLCGGDPSPPVFRSPVDGLEDIMDNQVISTIYKLPDPHKHIARPPVGVIIPKKIVEAGDLKPPPVLWHEDSGRRAYDNNNRRHSDYSSRPNPAGAIHGRQLGEAAHRLVVNSLNVRGGGQYAPARPYQTIMNGMHYPNGMPPRMEQPAGRPGWHVPSDIPNGHGPPYAPPSGHQYTRDNRGRHQSYARDSHNDSRGVGRHQSGHHQSSSHSYSSHPAPPSSGFGRYGQPPSHTGGYSAAYQPAPYAGAQQWQQQQPHSSYSGGGAPPARPNSRPHQSQNRYGTLDRTSNRRPPGQGRY; encoded by the exons atgggCGTCCCATCGTTCTACCGCTGGCTGGCGGAGAAGTACCCCATGCTGGTGGtggacgtggtggaggaggagcCCGTCGAGATCGAGGGCGTCCAGGTGCCCGTCGACACCTCCAGGCCCAACCCCAACGGCCTCGAGTACGACAACCTCTACCTCGACATGAACGGGATCATTCACCCCTGCTTCCACCCCGAGGACAGG GCCTCGCCAACAACATTTGCCGAGGTCTTCCAGTGCATATTTGATTACATAGATCGGCTCTTTATCATGGTTCGCCCTCGCAAGCTTATGTACATGGCCATTG ATGGTGTGGCACCTCGCGCTAAGATGAACCAGCAGCGCTCGAGGCGATTCAGAGCTGCAAAAGATGCAGCTGACGCG GCTGCTGAAGAAGAAAAATTGCGTGAAGAGTTTGAGAGGGAAGGCAGAAAACTTCCTCCAAAAAATCAATCGCAAACCTGTGACTCTAATATTATTACTCCAGGGACAGAGTTTATGGCTGTTCTATCAGTTGCTTTGCAGTACTACATCCATCTCAGATTGAATTATGATCCTGGGTGGAAACAGATTAAA GTTATTCTTTCTGATGCCAATGTTCCTGGTGAAGGGGAACACAAAGTTATGTCCTATATTCGTGGCCAAAGGAATCTCCCTGGATTTAACCCGAATACCAGACATTGTCTGTATGGCCTG GATGCAGATCTTATCATGTTAGCTTTAGCAACACATGAAGTACACTTCTCCATACTGAGAGAG GTGGTTTTTACACCTGGACAGCAGGATAAATGCTTCATATGTGGCCAAGTTGGACATCTAGCGGCAAAATGTGAAGGAAAGGCAAAACGGAAAGCTGGGGAGTATGATGAGAAGGGTGATGAAATTGTACCAAAGAAACCTTACCAG TTCTTGAATATATGGACCCTACGGGAATACATAGAATACGAGTTCAAAATGCCAAATCCACCTTTTGAGATCGATCTTGAACGTATCATTGATGATTTCATCTTCATGTGCTTTTTTGTTGGCAATGATTTTCTTCCACACATGCCAACACTAGAGATCCGTGAG GGAGCTATTAATTTGCTAATGGCTGTATACAAGAAGGAATTTCCTTCAATGGGTGGCTATTTAACTGATGCTTGCACG CCGGATCTGAATAGAGTTGAACACTTCATTCAGGCAGTTGGTGCGTTCGAGGATAGAAtatttcagaaaagaactcaAATTCACAAG CGTCAAGCGGAAAGAGCAAAACGTGATAAGGCCCAAGCAAAGCGAGGTGATGATCTGGATCCCCATGTCAGGAGTGATCTTATTGTGCCTGTTGCACGTTTCCAAGGGTCTCGCCTTGCCTCTGGGTCTGTAGCTGCACCCTACGAACAGAATGGCTCTCGTAAAGATAGTACCGAAAAGGGCAGCCGAGATAAGAAAGCACGTGTTTCAACATCAGGTTCCAGCCTTTCTGCTGCTGTTGTTGAAGCTGAAATTGGCCTTGAAGCACAG GAACGTGAGAACAAAGAAGATTTGAAGTCGATGCTAAAAGATGCACTTCGTGAGAAATCAGATCTTCTTAATTCTGAAAATCAAGAGGAGGACAAT GTAAAGCTTGGAGAACCTGGATGGAGGGAAAGGTACTACGAAAATAAGTTTGGGGCAAGAACACCTGAGCAGATTGAAGAAATACGTACAGATGTT GTTCTCAAATATACTGAAGGTTTGTGTTGGGTAATGCACTACTATTACGAAGGTGTCTGCTCATGGACATG GTTTTACCCTTACCACTATGCCCCTTTTGCTTCGGATTTAAAAGGACTAGGCCAGCTTGATATAACTTTCGAACTCGGGTCACctttcaaaccatttgatcagctTATGGGAGTTTTTCCAGCAGCGAG CTCGCATGCACTCCCTCTACAGTATCGGCAATTGATGAGTGATCCAAGTTCGCCTATAATTGATTTCTATCCGATTG ATTTTGAGGTCGATATGAATGGAAAACGGTTTTCTTGGCAG GGGATAGCGAAACTGCCCTTTATTGATGAAGCTAGGTTGCTGGCTGAGATTAAAAAAGTTGAACATACTTTGACG CCTGAAGAAGCAAGGCGAAACAGTACAATGTACAATATGCTTTTTGTGAATGGGTCCCATCCGATTTCGCCCTATATCTACTCTCTCAGCAGTAAATTTGGACATCTATCTGATAATGAGCGAAATGAAATTAAAGAACAGCTCGATCCTTCTGCTAG CGGAGGAATGAATGGTTACATCTCACTTTGTGGTGGGGATCCAAGCCCGCCTGTCTTCAGGTCTCCTGTGGATGGACTAGAAGATATTATGGACAATCAAGTGAT ATCTACAATTTACAAGCTTCCAGATCCTCACAAGCACATAGCACGCCCACCTGTTGGTGTTATCATACCCAAGAAG ATTGTCGAAGCTGGTGATCTGAAACCACCACCTGTTCTGTGGCATGAAGACAGTGGCAGGAGGGCTTATGATAATAATAATAGAAGGCATTCTGATTACAGTAGCAG GCCAAACCCTGCAGGAGCGATACATGGCCGCCAACTTGGGGAAGCTGCCCACCGACTAGTTGTGAACAGCTTGAATGTTCGCGGCGGTGGGCAGTATGCTCCGGCTAGGCCGTATCAAACTATAATGAATGGTATGCATTATCCAAACGGAATGCCACCAAGGATGGAGCAGCCTGCTGGACGTCCTGGTTGGCATGTTCCTAGCGATATACCAAATGGTCATGGACCACCTTATGCACCGCCATCAGGTCATCAGTATACAAGAGATAATCGCGGAAGACACCAATCTTATGCAAGAGATAGCCACAATGATTCGAGAGGAGTGGGTCGGCATCAATCTGGACACCATCAGAGTAGTAGCCACTCATACTCATCACATCCCGCTCCTCCATCATCGGGTTTTGGACGTTATGGGCAACCCCCATCTCACACTGGGGGGTATAGTGCTGCCTACCAGCCTGCACCATATGCAGGGGCCCAGCAGTGGCAGCAGCAACAACCTCATAGTTCCTATTCAGGGGGTGGGGCACCTCCTGCAAGGCCTAATTCACGACCACATCAATCACAAAACCGCTACGGCACCTTAGATAGGACTTCAAACAGGAGACCACCAGGTCAGGGCCGCTACTAG
- the LOC127344215 gene encoding 5'-3' exoribonuclease 3 isoform X2: protein MGVPAFYRWLAEKYPMVVVDVVEEEPVEIEGVKVPVDTSKPNPNSLEYDNLYLDMNNIIHPCFHPEDKASPTTFAEVFQCIFDYIDRLFIMVRPRKLMYMAIDGVAPRAKMNQQRSRRFRAAKDAADAAAEEEKLREEFEREGRKLPPKNQSQTCDSNIITPGTEFMAVLSVALQYYIHLRLNYDPGWKQIKVILSDANVPGEGEHKVMSYIRGQRNLPGFNPNTRHCLYGLDADLIMLALATHEVHFSILREVVFTPGQQDKCFICGQVGHLAAKCEGKAKRKAGEYDEKGDEIVPKKPYQFLNIWTLREYIEYEFKMPNPPFEIDLERIIDDFIFMCFFVGNDFLPHMPTLEIREGAINLLMAVYKKEFPSMGGYLTDACTPDLNRVEHFIQAVGAFEDRIFQKRTQIHKRQAERAKRDKAQAKRGDDLDPHVRSDLIVPVARFQGSRLASGSVAAPYEQNGSRKDSTEKGSRDKKARVSTSGSSLSAAVVEAEIGLEAQERENKEDLKSMLKDALREKSDLLNSENQEEDNVKLGEPGWRERYYENKFGARTPEQIEEIRTDVVLKYTEGLCWVMHYYYEGVCSWTWFYPYHYAPFASDLKGLGQLDITFELGSPFKPFDQLMGVFPAASSHALPLQYRQLMSDPSSPIIDFYPIDFEVDMNGKRFSWQGIAKLPFIDEARLLAEIKKVEHTLTPEEARRNSTMYNMLFVNGSHPISPYIYSLSSKFGHLSDNERNEIKEQLDPSASGGMNGYISLCGGDPSPPVFRSPVDGLEDIMDNQVISTIYKLPDPHKHIARPPVGVIIPKKIVEAGDLKPPPVLWHEDSGRRAYDNNNRRHSDYSSRPNPAGAIHGRQLGEAAHRLVVNSLNVRGGGQYAPARPYQTIMNGMHYPNGMPPRMEQPAGRPGWHVPSDIPNGHGPPYAPPSGHQYTRDNRGRHQSYARDSHNDSRGVGRHQSGHHQSSSHSYSSHPAPPSSGFGRYGQPPSHTGGYSAAYQPAPYAGAQQWQQQQPHSSYSGGGAPPARPNSRPHQSQNRYGTLDRTSNRRPPGQGRY, encoded by the exons GCCTCGCCAACAACATTTGCCGAGGTCTTCCAGTGCATATTTGATTACATAGATCGGCTCTTTATCATGGTTCGCCCTCGCAAGCTTATGTACATGGCCATTG ATGGTGTGGCACCTCGCGCTAAGATGAACCAGCAGCGCTCGAGGCGATTCAGAGCTGCAAAAGATGCAGCTGACGCG GCTGCTGAAGAAGAAAAATTGCGTGAAGAGTTTGAGAGGGAAGGCAGAAAACTTCCTCCAAAAAATCAATCGCAAACCTGTGACTCTAATATTATTACTCCAGGGACAGAGTTTATGGCTGTTCTATCAGTTGCTTTGCAGTACTACATCCATCTCAGATTGAATTATGATCCTGGGTGGAAACAGATTAAA GTTATTCTTTCTGATGCCAATGTTCCTGGTGAAGGGGAACACAAAGTTATGTCCTATATTCGTGGCCAAAGGAATCTCCCTGGATTTAACCCGAATACCAGACATTGTCTGTATGGCCTG GATGCAGATCTTATCATGTTAGCTTTAGCAACACATGAAGTACACTTCTCCATACTGAGAGAG GTGGTTTTTACACCTGGACAGCAGGATAAATGCTTCATATGTGGCCAAGTTGGACATCTAGCGGCAAAATGTGAAGGAAAGGCAAAACGGAAAGCTGGGGAGTATGATGAGAAGGGTGATGAAATTGTACCAAAGAAACCTTACCAG TTCTTGAATATATGGACCCTACGGGAATACATAGAATACGAGTTCAAAATGCCAAATCCACCTTTTGAGATCGATCTTGAACGTATCATTGATGATTTCATCTTCATGTGCTTTTTTGTTGGCAATGATTTTCTTCCACACATGCCAACACTAGAGATCCGTGAG GGAGCTATTAATTTGCTAATGGCTGTATACAAGAAGGAATTTCCTTCAATGGGTGGCTATTTAACTGATGCTTGCACG CCGGATCTGAATAGAGTTGAACACTTCATTCAGGCAGTTGGTGCGTTCGAGGATAGAAtatttcagaaaagaactcaAATTCACAAG CGTCAAGCGGAAAGAGCAAAACGTGATAAGGCCCAAGCAAAGCGAGGTGATGATCTGGATCCCCATGTCAGGAGTGATCTTATTGTGCCTGTTGCACGTTTCCAAGGGTCTCGCCTTGCCTCTGGGTCTGTAGCTGCACCCTACGAACAGAATGGCTCTCGTAAAGATAGTACCGAAAAGGGCAGCCGAGATAAGAAAGCACGTGTTTCAACATCAGGTTCCAGCCTTTCTGCTGCTGTTGTTGAAGCTGAAATTGGCCTTGAAGCACAG GAACGTGAGAACAAAGAAGATTTGAAGTCGATGCTAAAAGATGCACTTCGTGAGAAATCAGATCTTCTTAATTCTGAAAATCAAGAGGAGGACAAT GTAAAGCTTGGAGAACCTGGATGGAGGGAAAGGTACTACGAAAATAAGTTTGGGGCAAGAACACCTGAGCAGATTGAAGAAATACGTACAGATGTT GTTCTCAAATATACTGAAGGTTTGTGTTGGGTAATGCACTACTATTACGAAGGTGTCTGCTCATGGACATG GTTTTACCCTTACCACTATGCCCCTTTTGCTTCGGATTTAAAAGGACTAGGCCAGCTTGATATAACTTTCGAACTCGGGTCACctttcaaaccatttgatcagctTATGGGAGTTTTTCCAGCAGCGAG CTCGCATGCACTCCCTCTACAGTATCGGCAATTGATGAGTGATCCAAGTTCGCCTATAATTGATTTCTATCCGATTG ATTTTGAGGTCGATATGAATGGAAAACGGTTTTCTTGGCAG GGGATAGCGAAACTGCCCTTTATTGATGAAGCTAGGTTGCTGGCTGAGATTAAAAAAGTTGAACATACTTTGACG CCTGAAGAAGCAAGGCGAAACAGTACAATGTACAATATGCTTTTTGTGAATGGGTCCCATCCGATTTCGCCCTATATCTACTCTCTCAGCAGTAAATTTGGACATCTATCTGATAATGAGCGAAATGAAATTAAAGAACAGCTCGATCCTTCTGCTAG CGGAGGAATGAATGGTTACATCTCACTTTGTGGTGGGGATCCAAGCCCGCCTGTCTTCAGGTCTCCTGTGGATGGACTAGAAGATATTATGGACAATCAAGTGAT ATCTACAATTTACAAGCTTCCAGATCCTCACAAGCACATAGCACGCCCACCTGTTGGTGTTATCATACCCAAGAAG ATTGTCGAAGCTGGTGATCTGAAACCACCACCTGTTCTGTGGCATGAAGACAGTGGCAGGAGGGCTTATGATAATAATAATAGAAGGCATTCTGATTACAGTAGCAG GCCAAACCCTGCAGGAGCGATACATGGCCGCCAACTTGGGGAAGCTGCCCACCGACTAGTTGTGAACAGCTTGAATGTTCGCGGCGGTGGGCAGTATGCTCCGGCTAGGCCGTATCAAACTATAATGAATGGTATGCATTATCCAAACGGAATGCCACCAAGGATGGAGCAGCCTGCTGGACGTCCTGGTTGGCATGTTCCTAGCGATATACCAAATGGTCATGGACCACCTTATGCACCGCCATCAGGTCATCAGTATACAAGAGATAATCGCGGAAGACACCAATCTTATGCAAGAGATAGCCACAATGATTCGAGAGGAGTGGGTCGGCATCAATCTGGACACCATCAGAGTAGTAGCCACTCATACTCATCACATCCCGCTCCTCCATCATCGGGTTTTGGACGTTATGGGCAACCCCCATCTCACACTGGGGGGTATAGTGCTGCCTACCAGCCTGCACCATATGCAGGGGCCCAGCAGTGGCAGCAGCAACAACCTCATAGTTCCTATTCAGGGGGTGGGGCACCTCCTGCAAGGCCTAATTCACGACCACATCAATCACAAAACCGCTACGGCACCTTAGATAGGACTTCAAACAGGAGACCACCAGGTCAGGGCCGCTACTAG